The nucleotide window TAATGCTAGTAGCAGCAAAGGCTATGGGGGGTAATGTAGCAATTGTCGTGGATAGTAGATCAATAATAAATACAAATACAATGATTGTACCTGTAGGTAATTTTTATATAGCCAATACTGCTACAAATGAAACATCAGATATGGTTTTTCACGCCATAATATTACGTGACCCATGATTCTATATGGTGTACTTTCCCAATATTGGAGTGCCTGGCATCAATGCTGCCAGGTTTTTTAAATGCACAGTAAGACCAATGAACACCCATTAGTTGAATCAACATCTTCTGAAGAACCAAAAATATTTTTTGATGAGTCAGGGGATACTGGCAACAATTTTGAAGATGATAATCAACCTATTTTTGGTGTTGCAAGTATTTGTATGGCCGATAGAGAAATAGATACTTGCTATGAAACTATTTTAAAAATGCTTGGGGACAAGAATGTAAGTGAGCTTAAAGCTAGTAATGTACTTAAATCGCGTCATGCTAATAAAGTGTTTCGTTATTTAGAAGAGACGCTTAATAATCATCTTCATATTCTTCTGTATGATAAATCGCTATCTGTATTTTTAAAAGCTTACGATTTTTTTCTTGATCCACTAGAAGGTGTGTTTGGATGGGATATACAATATAATTTGCATAGACGTATTGCTTTTGAGTTATGGCGTGAATGGCTAAAAGGAAACATATACGCAAAAATGATTCGCGATGTTATAATTGAATTTGGTAGATGTCGATCTTTTAAAAGTCTTAACCAGATATTCTCTTTA belongs to Deltaproteobacteria bacterium and includes:
- a CDS encoding DUF3800 domain-containing protein — protein: MHSKTNEHPLVESTSSEEPKIFFDESGDTGNNFEDDNQPIFGVASICMADREIDTCYETILKMLGDKNVSELKASNVLKSRHANKVFRYLEETLNNHLHILLYDKSLSVFLKAYDFFLDPLEGVFGWDIQYNLHRRIAFELWREWLKGNIYAKMIRDVIIEFGRCRSFKSLNQIFSLSSLLYNSHGLFSPMLCRNHL